One genomic segment of Homo sapiens chromosome 14, GRCh38.p14 Primary Assembly includes these proteins:
- the SDR39U1 gene encoding epimerase family protein SDR39U1 isoform 7 (isoform 7 is encoded by transcript variant 7), with amino-acid sequence MRVLVGGGTGFIGTALTQLLNARGHEVTLVSRKPGPGRITWDELAASGLPSCDAAVNLAGENILNPLRRWNETFQKEVIGSRLETTQLLAKAITKAPQPPKAWVLVTAYYQPSLTAEYDEDSPGGDFDFFSNLVTKWEAAARLPGDSTRQVVVRSGVVLGRGGGAMGHMLLPFRLGLGGPIGSGHQFFPWIHIGDLAGILTHALEANHVHGVLNGVAPSSATNAEFAQTLGAALGRRAFIPLPSAVVQAVFGRQRAIMLLEGQKVIPQRTLATGYQYSFPELGAALKEIVA; translated from the exons ATGCGTGTGCTTGTGG GTGGCGGGACAGGCTTCATTGGGACAGCCCTAACCCAGCTGCTGAATGCCAGAGGCCACGAAGTGACGTTGGTCTCCCGAAAGCCCGGGCCCGGCCGGATCACGTGG GATGAGCTCGCTGCATCGGGGCTGCCGAGCTGCGATGCCGCCGTCAACCTGGCCGGAGAGAACATCCTCAACCCTCTCCGAAG ATGGAATGAAACCTTCCAAAAAGAGGTAATCGGCAGCCGCCTAGAGACCACCCAATTGCTGGCTAAAGCCATCACCAAAGCCCCACAACCCCCCAAGGCCTGGGTCTTAGTCACAG CTTACTACCAGCCCAGTCTGACTGCGGAGTATGATGAAGACAGCCCAGGAGGGGACTTTGACTTTTTCTCCAACCTCGTAACCAAATGGGAAGCTGCAGCCAGGCTTCCTGGAGATTCTACACGCCAGGTGGTGGTGCGCTCAG GGGTTGTGCTGGGCCGTGGGGGTGGTGCCATGGGCCACATGCTGCTGCCCTTTCGCCTGGGCCTGGGGGGCCCCATCGGCTCAGGCCACCAATTCTTCCCCTGGATACACATCGGGGACCTGGCAGGAATCCTGACCCATGCCCTTGAAGCAAACCACGTGCACGGGGTCCTGAATGGAGTGGCTCCATCCTCCGCCACTAATGCTGAGTTTGCCCAGACCTTGGGTGCTGCCCTGGGCCGCCGAGCCTTCATCCCTCTCCCCAGCGCTGTGGTGCAAGCTGTCTTTGGGCGACAGCGTGCCATCATGCTGCTGGAGGGCCAGAAGGTGATCCCACAGCGAACACTGGCCACTGGCTACCAGTATTCCTTCCCAGAGCTAGGGGCTGCCTTAAAGGAAATTGTAGCCTAA
- the SDR39U1 gene encoding epimerase family protein SDR39U1 isoform 9 (isoform 9 is encoded by transcript variant 9) — protein MRVLVGGGTGFIGTALTQLLNARGHEVTLVSRKPGPGRITWDELAASGLPSCDAAVNLAGENILNPLRRWNETFQKEVIGSRLETTQLLAKAITKAPQPPKAWVLVTGVAYYQPSLTAEYDEDSPGGDFDFFSNLVTKWEAAARLPGDSTRQVVVRSGILTHALEANHVHGVLNGVAPSSATNAEFAQTLGAALGRRAFIPLPSAVVQAVFGRQRAIMLLEGQKVIPQRTLATGYQYSFPELGAALKEIVA, from the exons ATGCGTGTGCTTGTGG GTGGCGGGACAGGCTTCATTGGGACAGCCCTAACCCAGCTGCTGAATGCCAGAGGCCACGAAGTGACGTTGGTCTCCCGAAAGCCCGGGCCCGGCCGGATCACGTGG GATGAGCTCGCTGCATCGGGGCTGCCGAGCTGCGATGCCGCCGTCAACCTGGCCGGAGAGAACATCCTCAACCCTCTCCGAAG ATGGAATGAAACCTTCCAAAAAGAGGTAATCGGCAGCCGCCTAGAGACCACCCAATTGCTGGCTAAAGCCATCACCAAAGCCCCACAACCCCCCAAGGCCTGGGTCTTAGTCACAGGTGTAG CTTACTACCAGCCCAGTCTGACTGCGGAGTATGATGAAGACAGCCCAGGAGGGGACTTTGACTTTTTCTCCAACCTCGTAACCAAATGGGAAGCTGCAGCCAGGCTTCCTGGAGATTCTACACGCCAGGTGGTGGTGCGCTCAG GAATCCTGACCCATGCCCTTGAAGCAAACCACGTGCACGGGGTCCTGAATGGAGTGGCTCCATCCTCCGCCACTAATGCTGAGTTTGCCCAGACCTTGGGTGCTGCCCTGGGCCGCCGAGCCTTCATCCCTCTCCCCAGCGCTGTGGTGCAAGCTGTCTTTGGGCGACAGCGTGCCATCATGCTGCTGGAGGGCCAGAAGGTGATCCCACAGCGAACACTGGCCACTGGCTACCAGTATTCCTTCCCAGAGCTAGGGGCTGCCTTAAAGGAAATTGTAGCCTAA
- the SDR39U1 gene encoding epimerase family protein SDR39U1 isoform 2 (isoform 2 is encoded by transcript variant 2), giving the protein MSSLHRGCRAAMPPSTWPERTSSTLSEAYYQPSLTAEYDEDSPGGDFDFFSNLVTKWEAAARLPGDSTRQVVVRSGVVLGRGGGAMGHMLLPFRLGLGGPIGSGHQFFPWIHIGDLAGILTHALEANHVHGVLNGVAPSSATNAEFAQTLGAALGRRAFIPLPSAVVQAVFGRQRAIMLLEGQKVIPQRTLATGYQYSFPELGAALKEIVA; this is encoded by the exons ATGAGCTCGCTGCATCGGGGCTGCCGAGCTGCGATGCCGCCGTCAACCTGGCCGGAGAGAACATCCTCAACCCTCTCCGAAG CTTACTACCAGCCCAGTCTGACTGCGGAGTATGATGAAGACAGCCCAGGAGGGGACTTTGACTTTTTCTCCAACCTCGTAACCAAATGGGAAGCTGCAGCCAGGCTTCCTGGAGATTCTACACGCCAGGTGGTGGTGCGCTCAG GGGTTGTGCTGGGCCGTGGGGGTGGTGCCATGGGCCACATGCTGCTGCCCTTTCGCCTGGGCCTGGGGGGCCCCATCGGCTCAGGCCACCAATTCTTCCCCTGGATACACATCGGGGACCTGGCAGGAATCCTGACCCATGCCCTTGAAGCAAACCACGTGCACGGGGTCCTGAATGGAGTGGCTCCATCCTCCGCCACTAATGCTGAGTTTGCCCAGACCTTGGGTGCTGCCCTGGGCCGCCGAGCCTTCATCCCTCTCCCCAGCGCTGTGGTGCAAGCTGTCTTTGGGCGACAGCGTGCCATCATGCTGCTGGAGGGCCAGAAGGTGATCCCACAGCGAACACTGGCCACTGGCTACCAGTATTCCTTCCCAGAGCTAGGGGCTGCCTTAAAGGAAATTGTAGCCTAA
- the SDR39U1 gene encoding epimerase family protein SDR39U1 isoform 5 (isoform 5 is encoded by transcript variant 5), translated as MRVLVGGGTGFIGTALTQLLNARGHEVTLVSRKPGPGRITWDELAASGLPSCDAAVNLAGENILNPLRRSARALKLIPTRAQGGQCPTDENLWNETFQKEVIGSRLETTQLLAKAITKAPQPPKAWVLVTGVAYYQPSLTAEYDEDSPGGDFDFFSNLVTKWEAAARLPGDSTRQVVVRSGVVLGRGGGAMGHMLLPFRLGLGGPIGSGHQFFPWIHIGDLAGILTHALEANHVHGVLNGVAPSSATNAEFAQTLGAALGRRAFIPLPSAVVQAVFGRQRAIMLLEGQKVIPQRTLATGYQYSFPELGAALKEIVA; from the exons ATGCGTGTGCTTGTGG GTGGCGGGACAGGCTTCATTGGGACAGCCCTAACCCAGCTGCTGAATGCCAGAGGCCACGAAGTGACGTTGGTCTCCCGAAAGCCCGGGCCCGGCCGGATCACGTGG GATGAGCTCGCTGCATCGGGGCTGCCGAGCTGCGATGCCGCCGTCAACCTGGCCGGAGAGAACATCCTCAACCCTCTCCGAAGGTCAGCCCGGGCCCTAAAGCTGATACCCACTAGAGCACAGGGAGGACAGTGCCCCACTGATGAGAACCT ATGGAATGAAACCTTCCAAAAAGAGGTAATCGGCAGCCGCCTAGAGACCACCCAATTGCTGGCTAAAGCCATCACCAAAGCCCCACAACCCCCCAAGGCCTGGGTCTTAGTCACAGGTGTAG CTTACTACCAGCCCAGTCTGACTGCGGAGTATGATGAAGACAGCCCAGGAGGGGACTTTGACTTTTTCTCCAACCTCGTAACCAAATGGGAAGCTGCAGCCAGGCTTCCTGGAGATTCTACACGCCAGGTGGTGGTGCGCTCAG GGGTTGTGCTGGGCCGTGGGGGTGGTGCCATGGGCCACATGCTGCTGCCCTTTCGCCTGGGCCTGGGGGGCCCCATCGGCTCAGGCCACCAATTCTTCCCCTGGATACACATCGGGGACCTGGCAGGAATCCTGACCCATGCCCTTGAAGCAAACCACGTGCACGGGGTCCTGAATGGAGTGGCTCCATCCTCCGCCACTAATGCTGAGTTTGCCCAGACCTTGGGTGCTGCCCTGGGCCGCCGAGCCTTCATCCCTCTCCCCAGCGCTGTGGTGCAAGCTGTCTTTGGGCGACAGCGTGCCATCATGCTGCTGGAGGGCCAGAAGGTGATCCCACAGCGAACACTGGCCACTGGCTACCAGTATTCCTTCCCAGAGCTAGGGGCTGCCTTAAAGGAAATTGTAGCCTAA
- the SDR39U1 gene encoding epimerase family protein SDR39U1 isoform 1 (isoform 1 is encoded by transcript variant 1), producing MRVLVGGGTGFIGTALTQLLNARGHEVTLVSRKPGPGRITWDELAASGLPSCDAAVNLAGENILNPLRRWNETFQKEVIGSRLETTQLLAKAITKAPQPPKAWVLVTGVAYYQPSLTAEYDEDSPGGDFDFFSNLVTKWEAAARLPGDSTRQVVVRSGVVLGRGGGAMGHMLLPFRLGLGGPIGSGHQFFPWIHIGDLAGILTHALEANHVHGVLNGVAPSSATNAEFAQTLGAALGRRAFIPLPSAVVQAVFGRQRAIMLLEGQKVIPQRTLATGYQYSFPELGAALKEIVA from the exons ATGCGTGTGCTTGTGG GTGGCGGGACAGGCTTCATTGGGACAGCCCTAACCCAGCTGCTGAATGCCAGAGGCCACGAAGTGACGTTGGTCTCCCGAAAGCCCGGGCCCGGCCGGATCACGTGG GATGAGCTCGCTGCATCGGGGCTGCCGAGCTGCGATGCCGCCGTCAACCTGGCCGGAGAGAACATCCTCAACCCTCTCCGAAG ATGGAATGAAACCTTCCAAAAAGAGGTAATCGGCAGCCGCCTAGAGACCACCCAATTGCTGGCTAAAGCCATCACCAAAGCCCCACAACCCCCCAAGGCCTGGGTCTTAGTCACAGGTGTAG CTTACTACCAGCCCAGTCTGACTGCGGAGTATGATGAAGACAGCCCAGGAGGGGACTTTGACTTTTTCTCCAACCTCGTAACCAAATGGGAAGCTGCAGCCAGGCTTCCTGGAGATTCTACACGCCAGGTGGTGGTGCGCTCAG GGGTTGTGCTGGGCCGTGGGGGTGGTGCCATGGGCCACATGCTGCTGCCCTTTCGCCTGGGCCTGGGGGGCCCCATCGGCTCAGGCCACCAATTCTTCCCCTGGATACACATCGGGGACCTGGCAGGAATCCTGACCCATGCCCTTGAAGCAAACCACGTGCACGGGGTCCTGAATGGAGTGGCTCCATCCTCCGCCACTAATGCTGAGTTTGCCCAGACCTTGGGTGCTGCCCTGGGCCGCCGAGCCTTCATCCCTCTCCCCAGCGCTGTGGTGCAAGCTGTCTTTGGGCGACAGCGTGCCATCATGCTGCTGGAGGGCCAGAAGGTGATCCCACAGCGAACACTGGCCACTGGCTACCAGTATTCCTTCCCAGAGCTAGGGGCTGCCTTAAAGGAAATTGTAGCCTAA
- the SDR39U1 gene encoding epimerase family protein SDR39U1 isoform 8 (isoform 8 is encoded by transcript variant 8), with protein MRVLVGGGTGFIGTALTQLLNARGHEVTLVSRKPGPGRITWNETFQKEVIGSRLETTQLLAKAITKAPQPPKAWVLVTGVAYYQPSLTAEYDEDSPGGDFDFFSNLVTKWEAAARLPGDSTRQVVVRSGVVLGRGGGAMGHMLLPFRLGLGGPIGSGHQFFPWIHIGDLAGILTHALEANHVHGVLNGVAPSSATNAEFAQTLGAALGRRAFIPLPSAVVQAVFGRQRAIMLLEGQKVIPQRTLATGYQYSFPELGAALKEIVA; from the exons ATGCGTGTGCTTGTGG GTGGCGGGACAGGCTTCATTGGGACAGCCCTAACCCAGCTGCTGAATGCCAGAGGCCACGAAGTGACGTTGGTCTCCCGAAAGCCCGGGCCCGGCCGGATCAC ATGGAATGAAACCTTCCAAAAAGAGGTAATCGGCAGCCGCCTAGAGACCACCCAATTGCTGGCTAAAGCCATCACCAAAGCCCCACAACCCCCCAAGGCCTGGGTCTTAGTCACAGGTGTAG CTTACTACCAGCCCAGTCTGACTGCGGAGTATGATGAAGACAGCCCAGGAGGGGACTTTGACTTTTTCTCCAACCTCGTAACCAAATGGGAAGCTGCAGCCAGGCTTCCTGGAGATTCTACACGCCAGGTGGTGGTGCGCTCAG GGGTTGTGCTGGGCCGTGGGGGTGGTGCCATGGGCCACATGCTGCTGCCCTTTCGCCTGGGCCTGGGGGGCCCCATCGGCTCAGGCCACCAATTCTTCCCCTGGATACACATCGGGGACCTGGCAGGAATCCTGACCCATGCCCTTGAAGCAAACCACGTGCACGGGGTCCTGAATGGAGTGGCTCCATCCTCCGCCACTAATGCTGAGTTTGCCCAGACCTTGGGTGCTGCCCTGGGCCGCCGAGCCTTCATCCCTCTCCCCAGCGCTGTGGTGCAAGCTGTCTTTGGGCGACAGCGTGCCATCATGCTGCTGGAGGGCCAGAAGGTGATCCCACAGCGAACACTGGCCACTGGCTACCAGTATTCCTTCCCAGAGCTAGGGGCTGCCTTAAAGGAAATTGTAGCCTAA
- the SDR39U1 gene encoding epimerase family protein SDR39U1 isoform 6 (isoform 6 is encoded by transcript variant 6): MRVLVGGGTGFIGTALTQLLNARGHEVTLVSRKPGPGRITWDELAASGLPSCDAAVNLAGENILNPLRRWNETFQKEQPLSLALQPEFLQGRNASGHGEVQGENIQMALSPNGEILRAREAYYQPSLTAEYDEDSPGGDFDFFSNLVTKWEAAARLPGDSTRQVVVRSGVVLGRGGGAMGHMLLPFRLGLGGPIGSGHQFFPWIHIGDLAGILTHALEANHVHGVLNGVAPSSATNAEFAQTLGAALGRRAFIPLPSAVVQAVFGRQRAIMLLEGQKVIPQRTLATGYQYSFPELGAALKEIVA; this comes from the exons ATGCGTGTGCTTGTGG GTGGCGGGACAGGCTTCATTGGGACAGCCCTAACCCAGCTGCTGAATGCCAGAGGCCACGAAGTGACGTTGGTCTCCCGAAAGCCCGGGCCCGGCCGGATCACGTGG GATGAGCTCGCTGCATCGGGGCTGCCGAGCTGCGATGCCGCCGTCAACCTGGCCGGAGAGAACATCCTCAACCCTCTCCGAAG ATGGAATGAAACCTTCCAAAAAGAG CAGCCTCTAAGTTTAGCCCTGCAACCAGAGTTCCTCCAGGGAAGGAACGCTTCAGGTCATGGAGAAGTTCAAGGGGAAAATATCCAAATGGCTCTGTCTCCAAATGGGGAGATCCTAAGGGCCAGAGAAG CTTACTACCAGCCCAGTCTGACTGCGGAGTATGATGAAGACAGCCCAGGAGGGGACTTTGACTTTTTCTCCAACCTCGTAACCAAATGGGAAGCTGCAGCCAGGCTTCCTGGAGATTCTACACGCCAGGTGGTGGTGCGCTCAG GGGTTGTGCTGGGCCGTGGGGGTGGTGCCATGGGCCACATGCTGCTGCCCTTTCGCCTGGGCCTGGGGGGCCCCATCGGCTCAGGCCACCAATTCTTCCCCTGGATACACATCGGGGACCTGGCAGGAATCCTGACCCATGCCCTTGAAGCAAACCACGTGCACGGGGTCCTGAATGGAGTGGCTCCATCCTCCGCCACTAATGCTGAGTTTGCCCAGACCTTGGGTGCTGCCCTGGGCCGCCGAGCCTTCATCCCTCTCCCCAGCGCTGTGGTGCAAGCTGTCTTTGGGCGACAGCGTGCCATCATGCTGCTGGAGGGCCAGAAGGTGATCCCACAGCGAACACTGGCCACTGGCTACCAGTATTCCTTCCCAGAGCTAGGGGCTGCCTTAAAGGAAATTGTAGCCTAA
- the SDR39U1 gene encoding epimerase family protein SDR39U1 isoform 3 (isoform 3 is encoded by transcript variant 3), with the protein MAYYQPSLTAEYDEDSPGGDFDFFSNLVTKWEAAARLPGDSTRQVVVRSGVVLGRGGGAMGHMLLPFRLGLGGPIGSGHQFFPWIHIGDLAGILTHALEANHVHGVLNGVAPSSATNAEFAQTLGAALGRRAFIPLPSAVVQAVFGRQRAIMLLEGQKVIPQRTLATGYQYSFPELGAALKEIVA; encoded by the exons ATGG CTTACTACCAGCCCAGTCTGACTGCGGAGTATGATGAAGACAGCCCAGGAGGGGACTTTGACTTTTTCTCCAACCTCGTAACCAAATGGGAAGCTGCAGCCAGGCTTCCTGGAGATTCTACACGCCAGGTGGTGGTGCGCTCAG GGGTTGTGCTGGGCCGTGGGGGTGGTGCCATGGGCCACATGCTGCTGCCCTTTCGCCTGGGCCTGGGGGGCCCCATCGGCTCAGGCCACCAATTCTTCCCCTGGATACACATCGGGGACCTGGCAGGAATCCTGACCCATGCCCTTGAAGCAAACCACGTGCACGGGGTCCTGAATGGAGTGGCTCCATCCTCCGCCACTAATGCTGAGTTTGCCCAGACCTTGGGTGCTGCCCTGGGCCGCCGAGCCTTCATCCCTCTCCCCAGCGCTGTGGTGCAAGCTGTCTTTGGGCGACAGCGTGCCATCATGCTGCTGGAGGGCCAGAAGGTGATCCCACAGCGAACACTGGCCACTGGCTACCAGTATTCCTTCCCAGAGCTAGGGGCTGCCTTAAAGGAAATTGTAGCCTAA